From one Candidatus Limnocylindrales bacterium genomic stretch:
- a CDS encoding sulfatase-like hydrolase/transferase: protein MNGKALLRCILAAFGLPAFVALAIGLFLKQTTGLSDGAILFDVAVAGQLAITIAAIGLAVGPRHEPRCRRFLLTFSGLLFALLLGAGFGSWVARRNWGMNLTGNIVVDMLPNMPALLGMLGWRAAVAIFAWLVVSFGLARSWVNFLTRRELDMRPALHALMIVLMLATAGGIGAASKAGAAFDDPLFSLLGVTFYPALAPTAVRIAAWERDEELRRTFDGGVPTRKHVVLIVSDGVRPDRLSFYGYARKTTPFLESLTQSPGWQQVPVAYSAATESLGGIGSIVSGRSTRTMSGRSYGIVEYFARHGFRTHLFLNGIHNWYELRTLYGSKITTYHDLRESAPNIPLHDDMQIVNWLTQMPAADDSPDFLMMFLMGTHESAPLPPEEQHWSHLESAEAQFETSPPGPDDWQQFSERYDDCLLATDRRLEKIWKILEAKGYLRDSVVIYSSDHGQMLGEHHSFGHGNHVWEDTLRIPMGIWSDTPLPPIDKERTAWTPDIAPTLAEAAGLKPLPTWDGISLFSSRPRTAFWSDSVWHVNHVRAAFYEEASHRWKLHQQLDESGTPISQQLFDVASDASETVDRIAQADPQLLARLQEIASSDGTSATQR from the coding sequence ATGAACGGGAAAGCCCTTCTTCGCTGCATACTGGCAGCGTTCGGATTGCCGGCATTCGTCGCTCTCGCGATCGGGCTTTTTCTCAAGCAGACAACCGGACTGTCGGACGGCGCGATCCTGTTCGACGTTGCGGTGGCCGGACAGCTTGCGATCACGATCGCAGCCATCGGTCTTGCGGTCGGACCCCGGCACGAACCGCGGTGCCGCCGTTTCCTGCTCACCTTCAGCGGACTGCTCTTCGCATTGCTCCTCGGGGCCGGTTTCGGAAGCTGGGTCGCGCGTCGAAACTGGGGAATGAACCTCACCGGCAACATCGTCGTCGACATGCTGCCGAACATGCCGGCTCTGTTAGGCATGCTGGGGTGGCGCGCAGCCGTCGCGATCTTCGCCTGGCTCGTGGTGAGCTTCGGTCTTGCGCGGAGCTGGGTGAATTTCCTCACGCGGCGCGAGCTCGACATGAGGCCGGCCCTGCACGCGCTGATGATCGTGCTGATGCTGGCGACCGCGGGCGGGATCGGCGCCGCGTCGAAAGCCGGCGCAGCCTTCGACGATCCGCTGTTCAGCCTTCTCGGGGTGACGTTCTACCCGGCGCTTGCGCCCACCGCGGTGAGGATCGCGGCATGGGAACGCGACGAGGAGCTGCGCCGCACGTTCGACGGCGGCGTACCGACCCGCAAGCACGTCGTGCTGATCGTCAGCGACGGTGTCCGGCCCGACCGCCTGTCGTTTTACGGATACGCGCGCAAGACGACTCCGTTCCTCGAATCGCTGACGCAGAGCCCCGGCTGGCAGCAAGTGCCGGTCGCCTATTCGGCAGCCACCGAATCGCTTGGTGGAATCGGATCGATCGTCTCGGGCCGCAGCACGCGAACGATGAGCGGGCGAAGCTACGGCATCGTCGAGTACTTCGCGCGTCACGGTTTCCGCACCCATCTTTTTCTGAACGGGATTCACAACTGGTACGAGCTTCGCACGCTGTATGGATCGAAGATCACGACGTACCACGATCTGCGCGAGTCCGCGCCGAACATCCCGCTTCACGACGACATGCAGATCGTCAACTGGCTCACGCAGATGCCCGCGGCCGACGACAGTCCCGACTTCCTGATGATGTTCCTGATGGGTACGCACGAGAGCGCCCCGCTGCCGCCCGAGGAGCAGCATTGGTCGCACCTCGAATCGGCCGAAGCACAATTCGAGACTTCGCCGCCGGGGCCCGACGACTGGCAGCAGTTTTCCGAGCGCTACGACGATTGCCTGCTCGCGACCGACCGGCGCCTCGAGAAAATCTGGAAGATTCTCGAGGCCAAGGGCTATCTGCGCGACAGCGTGGTCATCTACAGCTCCGACCACGGGCAGATGCTCGGCGAGCATCATTCCTTCGGGCATGGAAATCACGTGTGGGAAGACACGCTGCGCATCCCGATGGGAATCTGGAGCGACACGCCTCTGCCTCCGATCGACAAGGAGCGCACCGCGTGGACACCCGACATCGCGCCGACGCTCGCCGAAGCCGCAGGCCTGAAGCCGCTGCCGACCTGGGACGGGATATCGCTTTTTTCATCGCGTCCCCGCACGGCGTTCTGGTCCGATAGCGTCTGGCACGTCAATCACGTGCGCGCGGCATTCTACGAAGAAGCATCGCATCGCTGGAAGCTGCATCAGCAACTCGACGAGAGCGGA
- the ettA gene encoding energy-dependent translational throttle protein EttA, producing the protein MPPLIGAVMPQIIYNMKGVRKMTPQGREILKGMWLSFYDGAKIGVLGLNGSGKSTLLRIMAGIDKEFAGETIVADGVSIGMLAQEPALDPERTVLECVEEGVASTRALLTRFEEISARFAEPMSDAEMDKLLAEQGRVQDAIDAADAWELDRHLEIAMDALRVPPADARIATLSGGERRRVALCQLLLKQPDILLLDEPTNHLDAESVAWLERFLSEYKGTVVAVTHDRYFLDNVAGWILELDRGEGIPWEGNYSSWLEQKQKRLAQEEKEASSRQRTLARELEWVRMSPRARQAKSKARVSQYESLVSEHEKAQAAAESGRIVIPPGPRLGDVVVDAKGLRKAYGENLLFDGLDFMLPRGGIVGVIGANGAGKTTLFRMITGSEKPDAGTLTIGDTVLLSYVDQSRDALDGERTAWEEISDGGKEFVMVGKRQVNSRAYAASFNIKGNDQQKKVKVLSGGERNRLHLAKLLKAGGNLLLLDEPTNDLDVDTLRALEEALVEFSGCAVVISHDRWFLDRIATHMLAFEGDSRVVWFEGNYQDYEADRRRRLGVDADQPHRIKYRKLTA; encoded by the coding sequence GTGCCCCCGCTAATCGGGGCGGTCATGCCGCAGATCATCTACAACATGAAGGGCGTCCGGAAGATGACGCCGCAGGGCCGCGAGATCCTCAAGGGGATGTGGCTGTCCTTTTACGACGGAGCGAAGATCGGCGTGCTCGGCCTTAACGGCTCCGGCAAGAGCACGCTCCTTCGGATCATGGCCGGGATCGACAAGGAGTTCGCGGGCGAGACCATCGTCGCCGACGGCGTCTCGATCGGCATGCTGGCCCAGGAGCCCGCCCTCGATCCCGAGCGCACGGTCCTCGAATGCGTAGAGGAAGGCGTCGCATCGACCCGGGCGCTGCTGACCCGTTTCGAGGAGATCTCGGCACGATTCGCCGAGCCCATGTCCGACGCGGAGATGGACAAGCTTCTGGCTGAGCAGGGCCGCGTCCAGGACGCCATCGACGCCGCCGACGCGTGGGAGCTCGATCGCCATCTCGAAATCGCGATGGATGCGCTTCGCGTGCCGCCGGCGGATGCGAGGATCGCCACACTCTCGGGCGGCGAGCGCCGCCGCGTTGCCCTCTGCCAGCTGCTGCTCAAGCAGCCCGACATCCTGCTCCTCGACGAGCCGACCAACCATCTCGACGCCGAGTCGGTCGCATGGCTCGAACGGTTCCTGTCCGAGTACAAGGGCACCGTCGTCGCCGTCACGCACGACCGCTACTTCCTCGACAACGTTGCCGGCTGGATCCTCGAGCTCGACCGCGGCGAAGGCATTCCGTGGGAAGGCAATTACTCGTCGTGGCTCGAGCAGAAACAGAAACGCCTCGCTCAGGAAGAAAAGGAAGCGTCGAGCCGCCAGCGCACGCTTGCCCGCGAGCTCGAGTGGGTCCGCATGTCGCCGCGCGCACGCCAGGCCAAGAGCAAGGCGCGCGTCAGCCAGTACGAATCGCTCGTCAGCGAGCATGAGAAAGCTCAGGCCGCTGCCGAGAGCGGGCGCATCGTGATCCCGCCGGGGCCGCGTCTCGGCGACGTGGTGGTCGACGCCAAAGGCCTGCGCAAAGCGTACGGCGAGAACCTGCTTTTCGACGGGCTCGACTTCATGCTGCCGCGCGGCGGAATCGTCGGCGTCATCGGCGCCAACGGCGCCGGCAAGACGACGCTGTTCCGCATGATCACCGGCAGCGAAAAGCCCGATGCGGGAACGCTGACGATCGGCGACACCGTACTGCTCTCGTACGTCGACCAGTCGCGCGACGCGCTCGACGGAGAGCGCACCGCGTGGGAGGAGATCAGCGACGGCGGCAAGGAATTCGTCATGGTGGGCAAGCGCCAGGTGAACTCGCGCGCGTACGCCGCGTCGTTCAACATCAAGGGCAACGACCAGCAGAAAAAGGTCAAGGTCCTTTCGGGCGGCGAGCGCAACCGGCTGCATCTTGCCAAGCTGCTCAAGGCCGGCGGTAACCTGCTGCTGCTCGACGAGCCGACCAACGATCTCGACGTCGACACGCTGCGCGCGCTCGAGGAAGCGCTCGTCGAGTTCTCCGGCTGCGCGGTCGTCATCAGCCACGATCGCTGGTTCCTCGATCGCATCGCGACCCACATGCTCGCGTTCGAAGGCGACTCGCGCGTGGTGTGGTTCGAAGGCAACTACCAGGACTACGAGGCCGATCGCCGCCGGCGTCTCGGCGTGGACGCCGACCAGCCGCATAGGATCAAATACCGCAAGCTCACCGCCTGA
- a CDS encoding thioredoxin domain-containing protein: MIQRILAPLAVALTLALPFSVLLQPRAAMADDGSPTDVVATIGDQNITRAELDKAVKSQMIELDNQRYEILEQGLNNLVSEKVLTMDAKEKGKTLEEYQKELLSAPVDEPSAEQVQKIYDENKDQPGIDGKPLDEVKGRIVEYLKKQQRVQKVQTLLTDLKKKYNATVKMERPVVAVTDGGRMSRGGGPSAPVTIIAFSDYECPYCKSAEPTIQQVIAAYGDKVRYVHRDYPLPFHKFARKAAETARCAGEQGKFWEVHDALYKAALSDEAIDSAVATLGVDKTKLAACLDAGTAKKMVDEDMEAGGDIGVSGTPTFYINGHQMVGPQSLDGFKQIIDAELAKAGKS, translated from the coding sequence ATGATTCAGCGAATCCTCGCCCCGCTTGCCGTTGCGCTCACTCTCGCGCTGCCTTTTTCCGTCCTTCTGCAACCGCGTGCCGCGATGGCCGACGACGGCTCACCGACGGACGTCGTCGCCACCATCGGCGACCAGAACATTACGCGCGCCGAGCTCGACAAAGCCGTCAAGTCCCAGATGATCGAGCTCGACAACCAGCGCTACGAAATCCTCGAGCAGGGTCTCAACAACCTCGTCTCCGAAAAGGTCCTGACGATGGACGCCAAGGAGAAAGGAAAGACCCTCGAGGAGTACCAGAAGGAGCTGCTGTCGGCTCCGGTCGACGAGCCGAGCGCGGAGCAGGTCCAGAAGATCTACGACGAGAACAAGGACCAGCCCGGCATCGACGGCAAGCCGCTCGATGAGGTCAAGGGCCGCATCGTCGAGTACCTGAAGAAGCAGCAGCGCGTGCAGAAGGTGCAGACCCTGCTCACCGACCTCAAGAAGAAGTACAACGCGACCGTCAAGATGGAGCGTCCGGTCGTTGCGGTCACCGACGGCGGCAGGATGTCGCGCGGCGGCGGCCCGTCGGCGCCGGTCACGATCATCGCGTTCTCCGACTACGAGTGCCCGTACTGCAAGAGCGCCGAGCCGACCATCCAGCAGGTCATCGCGGCCTACGGCGACAAGGTCCGTTACGTGCACCGCGACTATCCGCTCCCGTTCCACAAGTTCGCACGCAAGGCGGCCGAGACCGCGCGCTGCGCCGGAGAACAGGGAAAGTTCTGGGAAGTGCACGATGCGCTGTACAAGGCCGCCCTGTCGGATGAAGCCATCGACTCGGCGGTCGCCACGCTCGGCGTGGACAAGACCAAGCTCGCGGCGTGCCTCGACGCCGGAACGGCCAAGAAGATGGTGGACGAGGACATGGAGGCCGGCGGCGACATCGGTGTCTCCGGCACGCCCACGTTCTACATCAACGGGCACCAGATGGTCGGGCCGCAATCGCTCGACGGCTTCAAGCAGATCATCGACGCCGAGCTGGCCAAGGCCGGCAAGAGCTGA
- the thrH gene encoding bifunctional phosphoserine phosphatase/homoserine phosphotransferase ThrH, producing MPRIVCLDLEGVLVPEVWIAFAEKTGIPELRRTTRDEPDYDKLMRGRIAILDQHKLTLPDIQDVIATLKPLDGAVEFLEELRAKTQVVILSDTFYQFAAPLMRQLGWPTLLCHELVVEDSGRVADYRLRIADGKKKAVAALQELAFTVHAAGDSYNDTAMLGQADRGILFSCPDNVAREFPQFRRTDTYEDLMDALLS from the coding sequence ATGCCCCGCATCGTATGTCTCGACCTCGAAGGCGTTCTCGTGCCCGAGGTGTGGATCGCGTTCGCCGAAAAAACGGGAATTCCCGAGCTGAGACGCACGACGCGCGACGAACCCGACTACGACAAGCTGATGCGCGGCCGCATCGCGATCCTCGACCAGCACAAGCTCACGTTGCCGGACATCCAGGACGTGATCGCGACGCTGAAGCCGCTCGACGGCGCCGTGGAGTTTCTCGAGGAGCTGCGCGCGAAGACCCAGGTCGTCATCCTGAGCGATACGTTCTACCAGTTTGCGGCGCCGCTGATGCGACAGCTCGGCTGGCCGACGCTGCTGTGCCACGAGCTGGTCGTCGAGGATTCCGGGCGCGTTGCCGACTACCGCCTGCGCATCGCCGACGGCAAGAAGAAAGCCGTCGCGGCGCTTCAGGAGCTCGCGTTCACCGTGCATGCCGCCGGTGACAGCTACAACGACACGGCGATGCTCGGTCAGGCCGACCGCGGGATCCTGTTCTCGTGCCCCGACAACGTCGCGCGCGAGTTCCCGCAGTTCCGGCGCACCGACACGTACGAAGACCTGATGGACGCGCTGCTCTCCTGA